Proteins co-encoded in one Mycobacterium mantenii genomic window:
- a CDS encoding nitroreductase family deazaflavin-dependent oxidoreductase, with product MGDDALSAEREFNEQNIEEFRRNGGKVGGQFEGFPLLLLTSTGARSGAQRVNPVAYFDIDGKIYVVGSAAGRDNNPSWVHNIRADPHVSVEIGTGAAKPATARELPRDERDSVYSVVVERAPGFGEYQQRTHRLIPVFELMTD from the coding sequence ATGGGTGACGATGCGCTGAGCGCGGAACGTGAATTCAACGAGCAGAACATCGAGGAGTTCCGCCGCAATGGCGGCAAAGTGGGCGGCCAGTTCGAGGGCTTTCCGTTGTTGCTGCTGACTTCGACCGGTGCGCGCAGCGGCGCCCAACGGGTCAACCCGGTCGCCTACTTCGATATCGACGGCAAAATCTATGTCGTCGGGTCCGCGGCGGGGCGGGACAACAATCCCTCCTGGGTGCACAACATACGCGCCGACCCCCACGTGTCTGTCGAGATCGGCACGGGGGCTGCGAAGCCCGCGACCGCGCGCGAATTGCCGCGTGACGAAAGGGATTCGGTCTATTCGGTCGTGGTCGAGCGTGCCCCCGGTTTCGGGGAATACCAGCAACGTACCCACCGGCTCATCCCGGTCTTCGAGTTGATGACCGACTGA
- a CDS encoding STAS domain-containing protein, giving the protein MTTPLTLDTARGSDGRFVLVAAGEIDLSNIDAFSVALTSAATEATGGDGALLVDLSAVEYLDSAAINTLAAHADRIELVAHPILMPVLRISGLTELTTIESAPPTAGQ; this is encoded by the coding sequence ATGACCACCCCGCTCACGCTCGACACCGCGCGCGGCAGCGACGGGAGATTCGTGCTGGTAGCCGCGGGGGAGATCGACCTGAGCAATATCGACGCGTTCAGCGTGGCATTGACCAGCGCCGCGACCGAGGCCACCGGCGGTGACGGGGCGTTACTCGTCGATCTCAGTGCGGTGGAGTACCTGGACAGCGCAGCCATCAACACCCTGGCGGCCCACGCCGACCGCATCGAGCTCGTCGCGCACCCCATCCTGATGCCCGTACTCAGGATCAGCGGTCTCACCGAACTGACCACCATCGAATCCGCGCCGCCGACAGCGGGACAGTGA
- a CDS encoding SpoIIE family protein phosphatase — MDSDRSDSAFTWQGRRELVSRMHDQLDELVAARDQMEQLVRVIVEIGSDLDLDVTLHRVLKAAMELTGARYAALGIRASDGTLVSFVYAGIDVDTARRLGDLPVGDGLRVDDLSAHPQTVELAGREPPMHALLGIPITVRAANFGSLYLADDRPGRVFSNSQEGAVRAMATAAAAAIDNARLFERERESAKWTKASREITTALLSGDPQTGPLQLIVNRALELAGAEQAILLVPKEPELPVDLVDTLVVAATAGRYSSEVIGRQVPMEGSTTGGVARRGLPLITDSFQYPIEGFTDVGERSAIVMPLIADGAVLGVIAVAREPHRPAFGEDYLDLVSDFARHAAIALALAAGREHALNQELAQADTVDDAVQAAAEELRRLWRARRVLAVTFPTQGSSTETAFGAPRVVSVGEPTQWADLTSQTQQALSSLRDGELLTPNGTRPGTAGIALQHPDGVLVVWMDLTEQRPFTLEDQTLLTVLAGRLGQGLQRVHQVDQQRETALALQHAILGPADLPNGFAVRYQAATRPLQVGGDWYDIVDLDDGRIALIVGDCVGHGLAAATVMGQVRSACRALLFENPSPGAALAGMDRFAARLPGAQCTTAVCAVLTPETGELVYSSAGHPPPILVHGDGSTQILDEGHTIALGIRGNWIRPEARVTIPARSTLLLYTDGLVERRRIPLDYGISRVAAVAQDFRALKLEDLANQVMSRVAPEGGYQDDVVLLLYRHPAPLELKFPADVSQLAPTRTALRNWLTRVRLDPDQTLNVLVAAGEAVANAIEHGHRHRPQGTIRLGAVALGDEVQLTITDTGSWKAPQPASYPHRGRGIPLMRTLMQEVDIRPDTDGTTVHLSTRIT, encoded by the coding sequence ATGGACAGCGACCGGAGTGACTCCGCCTTCACCTGGCAGGGCCGGCGCGAACTGGTGAGCCGCATGCATGACCAGCTCGATGAGCTGGTGGCAGCGCGTGACCAGATGGAACAACTCGTGCGCGTCATCGTCGAGATCGGTTCGGATCTTGACTTGGACGTGACGCTGCATCGAGTCCTCAAAGCCGCGATGGAGCTGACCGGCGCCCGCTACGCCGCTCTGGGCATCCGTGCCTCCGACGGCACGCTCGTCTCTTTCGTGTATGCGGGAATAGACGTGGACACCGCTCGGCGGCTCGGCGACCTCCCGGTCGGCGATGGTCTGCGCGTCGACGATCTGAGTGCCCATCCCCAGACCGTTGAGCTGGCCGGACGCGAGCCGCCGATGCACGCACTCCTCGGAATCCCGATTACGGTGCGGGCGGCCAACTTCGGCAGCCTGTACCTGGCCGACGACCGGCCGGGTCGAGTCTTCTCCAACTCGCAGGAAGGCGCCGTACGCGCCATGGCCACGGCGGCGGCCGCCGCCATCGACAACGCCCGACTCTTCGAGCGAGAGCGTGAATCGGCGAAATGGACGAAGGCCAGCCGCGAGATCACCACTGCATTGCTGTCCGGAGACCCGCAGACGGGGCCGTTGCAGCTCATCGTGAACCGGGCGCTGGAGCTGGCCGGTGCCGAGCAGGCCATCCTGCTGGTTCCCAAGGAGCCCGAATTGCCGGTCGACCTGGTCGACACCCTGGTCGTGGCCGCGACCGCGGGGCGGTACTCCTCGGAGGTGATCGGCCGGCAGGTTCCGATGGAAGGCTCGACCACCGGCGGCGTGGCCCGCCGCGGCCTACCGCTGATCACCGATTCGTTCCAGTACCCGATCGAGGGCTTCACCGACGTCGGTGAACGCTCGGCGATCGTCATGCCGCTGATTGCGGACGGCGCGGTGCTCGGCGTCATCGCCGTCGCACGCGAGCCGCATCGACCCGCGTTCGGTGAGGACTACCTCGACCTTGTCAGTGACTTCGCCCGGCACGCGGCTATCGCACTGGCGTTGGCGGCGGGCCGCGAGCACGCGCTCAACCAGGAACTGGCCCAAGCTGACACCGTCGATGACGCGGTGCAAGCCGCCGCGGAGGAACTGCGCCGGCTCTGGCGGGCGCGCCGCGTGCTGGCCGTCACCTTCCCGACGCAAGGTTCCTCCACGGAAACGGCCTTCGGCGCGCCGCGGGTGGTGTCGGTGGGCGAGCCCACGCAGTGGGCCGACCTGACGTCGCAAACTCAACAGGCGCTCAGCTCACTGCGCGACGGCGAGCTGCTCACCCCCAATGGGACGCGGCCGGGAACGGCGGGCATTGCGCTGCAGCACCCCGACGGTGTGCTCGTCGTCTGGATGGATCTGACCGAGCAGCGCCCGTTCACCCTCGAGGACCAGACCTTGCTCACGGTCCTGGCCGGCCGCTTGGGCCAGGGGCTGCAGCGGGTGCACCAGGTCGATCAGCAACGCGAAACCGCGTTGGCCCTGCAGCACGCGATCCTGGGACCCGCCGATCTTCCCAATGGCTTCGCGGTGCGCTATCAGGCCGCCACGAGACCTCTCCAGGTGGGCGGTGACTGGTACGACATCGTTGACCTGGACGACGGGCGCATCGCGTTGATCGTCGGCGACTGCGTCGGCCATGGCCTCGCCGCTGCCACCGTGATGGGCCAGGTGCGCAGCGCCTGCCGTGCGCTCCTCTTCGAAAACCCAAGCCCCGGTGCAGCTCTCGCGGGGATGGATCGTTTCGCCGCGCGGCTGCCCGGCGCGCAATGCACCACCGCGGTCTGCGCTGTGCTCACCCCCGAGACCGGTGAACTGGTCTACTCCAGCGCCGGTCACCCGCCGCCCATCCTGGTGCACGGCGACGGCAGCACCCAGATACTCGACGAGGGCCACACCATCGCGCTGGGCATACGGGGTAACTGGATCCGCCCCGAGGCCCGGGTGACCATCCCCGCGCGTTCGACGCTGCTGCTGTACACCGACGGTCTGGTGGAACGGCGCCGCATCCCGCTCGACTATGGCATCTCCCGGGTAGCCGCCGTCGCGCAGGACTTTCGCGCGTTGAAACTGGAAGATCTGGCGAACCAGGTGATGTCCCGCGTCGCGCCGGAAGGCGGGTACCAGGATGATGTCGTTTTGCTGCTTTACCGCCATCCGGCGCCGTTGGAGCTGAAGTTCCCCGCCGACGTCTCTCAGCTTGCGCCCACCCGCACCGCCTTGCGCAACTGGCTGACCCGGGTCCGGTTGGACCCGGATCAGACCCTGAACGTGCTCGTCGCCGCCGGGGAAGCCGTTGCTAACGCCATCGAACACGGTCATCGCCACAGACCGCAGGGCACTATTCGCCTGGGAGCGGTCGCCCTCGGCGACGAGGTCCAATTGACCATCACGGACACCGGCTCGTGGAAGGCTCCGCAACCGGCTTCCTATCCTCACCGAGGCCGGGGCATCCCGCTCATGCGAACCCTCATGCAGGAGGTCGATATCCGGCCCGACACCGACGGAACGACAGTCCACCTATCCACAAGGATCACCTGA